One genomic segment of Esox lucius isolate fEsoLuc1 chromosome 15, fEsoLuc1.pri, whole genome shotgun sequence includes these proteins:
- the hectd1 gene encoding E3 ubiquitin-protein ligase HECTD1 isoform X4: MADVDPDTLLEWLQMGQGDERDMQLIALEQLCMLLLMSDNVDRCFETCPPRTFLPALCKIFLDESAPDNVLEVTARAITYYLDVSAECTRRIVGVDGAIKALCNRLVVVELNNRTSRDLAEQCVKVLELICTRESGAVFEAGGLNCVLSFIRDSGHLVHKDTLHSAMAVVSRLCSKMEPQDSSLETCVESLSSLLKHEDHQVSDGALRCFASLADRFTRRGVDPAPLAKHGLTEELLSRMAAAGGTVSGPSSTCKPGRASTGAQPTAADSKLSNQVSTIVSLLSTLCRGSPLVTHDLLRSALPDSMESALQGDERCVLDTMRLVDLLLVLLFEGRKALPKSTAGSTGRIPGLRRLDSSGERSHRQLIDCIRSKDTDALIDAIDTGAFEVNFMDDVGQTLLNWASAFGTQEMVEFLCERGADVNRGQRSSSLHYAACFGRPQVAKTLLRHGANPDLRDEDGKTPLDKARERGHSEVVAILQSPGDWMCPVNKGEDKKKKDANKEEEEGSEPRGDPEMAPIYLKRLLPVFAQTFQRTMLPSIRKASLALIRKMIHYSSEILLKEVCDSDAGHNLPTVLVEITATVLDQEDDDDGHLLALQIIRDLVDKGGDVFLDQLARLGVINKVSTLAGPTSDDENEEESKPEKEDEPQEDAKEVQQGKPYHWRDWSIIRGRDCLYIWSDAAALELSNGSNGWFRFILDGKLATMYSSGSPEGGSDSSESRSEFLEKLQRARSQVKHVTASQPILSSLGPTKLTVGNWSLTCLKEGEIAIHNSDGQQATILKEDLPGFVFESNRGTKHSFTAETSLGSEFVTGWTGKRGRKLKSKLEKTKQKVKTMARDLYDDHFKAVESMPRGVVVTLRNIATQLESAWELHTNRQCIEGENTWRDLMKTALENLIVVLKDENTISPYEMCSSGLVQALFTVLNNSVELDMKHDCKPLMERINVFKTAFSENEDDESRPAVALIRKLLAVLESIERLPLHLYDTPGSTYNLQILTRRLRFRLERAPGETALIDRTGRMLKMEPLATVESLEQYLLKMVAKQWYDFDRSSFIFVRKLREGQTFTFRHQHDFDENGIVYWIGTNAKTAYEWVNPAAYGLVVVTSSEGRNLPYGRLEDILSRDSSALNCHTNDDKNAWFAIDLGLWVIPSAYTLRHARGYGRSALRNWVFQVSKDGQNWMSLYTHVDDCSLNEPGSTATWPLDPSREEKQGWRHIRIKQMGKNASGQTHYLSLSGLEIYGTVSGVCEDQLGKAVKEAEANLRRQRRLFRTQVMKYIVPGARVVRGIDWKWRDQDGSPAGEGTVTGEAHNGWIDVTWDAGGSNSYRMGAEGKFDLKLAPGYDPESAPSPKPVSSTVSGTAQSWSSLVKNNCPDKGGSSSAAGAGSSSRKGSSSSVCSVASSSDISLSSTKLERRAECLLEQGVLLGVSGGAPGAEGQDPVVVLSSAEAGSASSTSTLTADEGGERKAGAERQAAADAAAISMGLVSVSSPDVSSVSESSGKEAASQRPLCSVASARLSVSSLLAAGAPMSSSASVPNLSSREASLMESFVRRAPNMSRTNATNNMNLSRSSSDNNTNTLGRNVMSTATSPLMGAQSFPNLTTTGTTSTVTMSTSIVTSSNNVATATTGLSVGQLLSNTLTTSLTSTSSESDTGQEAEFSLYDFLDSCRANTLLAELDDEEDLPEPDDDDDENEDDNQEDQEYEEVLVRSRVNLGFHIHFNREEEEYETKGGRRRTWDDDFVLKRQFSALVPAFDPRPGRTNVQQTTDLEIPPPGTPRSEVQEEVERAPSPHLALILKVAGLGTTREVELPLSNYKGTIFYYVQKLLQLSCNGSIKSDKLRRIWEPTYTIMYREMKDSDKEKDNGKMDFCEHGCRSGGLSPGSLGAMQTCDILSMAREQAQAKAGSSQSACGVEDVLQLLRILFIIGGDPHAQARTFQEDADDLQFNASPEEFTSKKVTTKILQQIEEPLALASGALPDWCEQLTSKCPFLIPFETRQLYFTCTAFGASRAIVWLQNRREATMERSRPSATVRRDDPGEFRVGRLKHERVKVPRGEQMMEWAESVMQIHADRKSVLEVEFQGEEGTGLGPTLEFYALVAAEFQRTSLGIWLCDDDFPDDESRQVDLGGGLKPPGYYVQRSCGLFPAPFPQDSDELERLSKLFLFLGVFLAKCIQDNRLVDLPISRPFFKLLCMGDIKSNMSKLLYASRGGPLDPTEQHRHFSEIQSEASTEESQDTYSVGSFDEDSKSEFILDPPKPKPPAWYHGILTWEDFELVNPHRAKFLKEMKELAVKRRLILGNKSLSEDEKNTRLQDLMLKNPMGSGPPLSVEDLGLNFQFCPSSKVHGFSAVDLKPNGDDEMVTMENAEEYVELMFDFCMHTGIQKQMEAFREGFNRVFPMEKLSSFSHKEVQMILCGNQSPSWTSEDVMNYTEPKLGYTRDSPGFLRFVRVLCGMSSDERKAFLQFTTGCSTLPPGGLANLHPRLTIVRKVDATDSSYPSVNTCVHYLKLPEYSSEDIMRERLLAATMEKGFHLN, encoded by the exons ATGGCCGACGTGGACCCAGACACCTTGCTGGAGTGGCTGCAGATGGGCCAAGGAGATGAGAGGGACATGCAGCTGATCGCCCTGGAGCAGCTCTGTATGCTACTGCTGATGTCTGACAATGTGGACCGCTGCTTTGAGAC GTGTCCCCCTCGCACTTTCCTTCCAGCCCTGTGTAAAATCTTCCTGGACGAGAGCGCCCCGGACAACGTGCTGGAGGTGACGGCGCGCGCCATCACCTACTACCTGGACGTGTCGGCCGAGTGCACCCGCCGGATCGTGGGTGTTGACGGGGCCATCAAGGCTCTGTGCAACcgcctggtggtggtggagctTAACAACAGGACCAGCAGAGACCTGGCCGAGCAGTGTGTCAAG GTGCTGGAGCTGATCTGTACCAGGGAGTCAGGAGCGGTGTTTGAGGCCGGCGGCCTGAACTGCGTGTTGAGCTTCATCCGGGACAGCGGTCACCTGGTCCATAAGGACACCCTGCATTCAGCCATGGCTGTGGTGTCTCGTCTCTGCAGCAAGATGGAGCCCCAGGATTCCTCCCTGGAGACGTGCGTCGAGTCTCTCTCCAGCTTGCTGAAACACGAGGACCACCAG GTTTCCGATGGCGCGCTGCGCTGCTTCGCCTCCCTGGCGGACCGTTTCACCCGTCGAGGGGTGGACCCGGCGCCCCTGGCCAAGCACGGGCTGACAGAGGAGCTGCTGTCCCGGATGGCCGCCGCGGGGGGCACGGTCTCCGGACCCTCCTCTACCTGTAAGCCAGGCCGGGCCTCAACTGGGGCCCAACCCACCGCCGCAGACTCTAAACTCAGCAACCAGGTGTCTACAATTGTCAGCCTGCTGTCCACGCTCTGCCGAGGATCCCCCCTCGTCACACAT GACCTGCTGCGCTCCGCCCTGCCTGACTCCATGGAGAGTGCCCTTCAAGGTGATGAGCGCTGCGTCCTGGATACCATGCGCCTGGTGGACTTGCTGCTAGTTCTGCTGTTCGAAGGCCGCAAGGCTCTGCCCAAATCCACCGCCGGCTCCACGGGACGCATCCCCGGCCTCCGGAGGCTGGACAGCTCCGGGGAGCGCTCCCACCGGCAGCTCATCGACTGTATCCGCAGCAAAGACACCGACGCGCTCATCGACGCCATCGACACGGGAG CTTTCGAAGTTAATTTCATGGATGATGTCGGGCAGACACTTCTGAACTGGGCCTCGGCTTTCGGGACACAGGAAATG GTTGAGTTCCTGTGCGAGAGAGGTGCTGATGTcaacagaggtcagaggtcatccTCTCTCCATTATGCTGCCTGTTTCGGACGGCCTCAAGTGGCAAAG ACTCTACTACGACATGGAGCCAACCCTGACCTCAGGGACGAAGATGGGAAAACGCCCCTGGACAAAGCCCGTGAGCGTGGTCACAGTGAGGTGGTAGCCATCCTCCAGTCTCCTG GAGACTGGATGTGTCCTGTTAACAAAGGagaagacaagaagaaaaaggatgccaataaggaagaggaggagggcagCGAGCCCCGAGGAGATCCTGAGATGGCTCCCATCTACCTGAAGAGGCTGCTACCAGTTTTTGCACAAACGTTTCAGCGAACCATGCTGCCTTCTATTAG GAAAGCTAGTCTGGCTCTGATCAGGAAAATGATCCACTACAGCTCTGAGATTCTGCTAAAGGAGGTGTGTGACTCTGACGCTGGTCACAACCTGCCCACTGTGCTGGTGGAGATCACCGCCACTGTACTGGATCAGGAG GATGACGATGATGGCCACCTGCTGGCGCTGCAGATTATCAGAGACCTGGTGGACAAGGGAGGAGACGTTTTCCTGGACCAGCTGGCTCGACTGGGGGTTATCAACAAGGTTTCCACTCTGGCCGGGCCCACCTCAGACGACGAGAATGAGGAGGAGTCTAAACCAGAGAAG GAGGATGAGCCCCAGGAGGATGCCAAGGAGGTGCAGCAGGGGAAGCCCTACCACTGGCGTGACTGGTCCATCATCAGGGGGAGGGACTGCCTGTACATCTGGAGCGACGCTGCAGCCCTGGAGCTCTCCAACGGCTCCAACGGGTGGTTCCGCTTCATCCTGGACGGGAAGCTGGCCACCATGTACTCCAGCGGCAGCCCCGAGGGAGGCTCCGACAGCTCAG AGAGTCGTAGTGAGTTTCTGGAGAAGTTACAACGTGCCCGGAGCCAGGTGAAGCATGTGACGGCCAGCCAGCCCATCCTGTCATCCCTGGGTCCTACCAAGCTGACTGTGGGGAACTGGTCTCTGACCTGCctgaaggagggagagatagcCATCCACAACTCTGACGGTCAGCAGGCCACCATCCTCAAGGAGGATCTGCCTGGCTTTGTGTTTGAATCCAACCGGGGCACCAAGCACTCCTTCACCGCCGAAACCTCACTAG GGTCAGAGTTTGTGACGGGCTGGACtggaaagagaggaaggaagctcaaatccaaattggagaaaacaaaacaaaag GTGAAGACCATGGCTCGAGACCTGTATGACGACCACTTCAAGGCGGTGGAGAGCATGCCCAGGGGAGTGGTGGTCACTCTGAGGAACATTGCCACCCAGCTGGAGTCAGCGTGGGAACTGCACACCAACAGACAG TGTATCGAAGGAGAAAACACATGGAGGGACCTGATGAAAACTGCTCTGGAGAACTTGATTGTTGTTCTCAAGGATGAGAACACGATCTCCCCATATGAAATGTGCAGCAGTGGTCTAGTCCAAGCACTTTTCACAGTCCTTAATAAT AGTGTGGAACTTGACATGAAACACGATTGTAAGCCATTAATGGAaagaataaatgtatttaaaaccgCATTCAGTGAAAACGAAGACGACGAAAG CCGACCAGCAGTTGCCTTAATCCGCAAACTACTAGCCGTCCTGGAGTCTATCGAGCGGCTGCCTCTGCACCTGTACGACACACCAGGCTCCACCTACAACCTGCAG ATTCTGACAAGGAGGCTGCGCTTCCGTCTGGAGCGAGCCCCCGGGGAGACGGCGCTGATCGACCGCACTGGGCGCATGCTGAAGATGGAACCCCTGGCCACTGTGGAGTCTCTGGAGCAGTACCTCCTGAAGATG GTGGCCAAGCAGTGGTACGACTTTGACCGATCCTCCTTCATCTTCGTCAGGAAgctgagagagggacagacctTCACTTTCCGGCACCAGCACGACTTTGACGAGAACGGAATAGTCTACTGGATCGGCACCAATGCGAA GACTGCCTACGAGTGGGTGAACCCGGCCGCCTATGGCCTGGTAGTAGTGACCTCTTCCGAGGGTCGTAACCTCCCCTACGGCCGTCTGGAGGACATCCTGAGTCGGGACAGCTCCGCTCTCAACTGCCACACCAACGATGACAAGAACGCCTGGTTCGCCATTGACCTGGGCCTCTGGGTCATCCCATCGGCCTACACCCTGCGCCACGCCCGTGGCTACGGCCGCTCCGCCCTCAGGAACTGGGTGTTCCAGGTGTCCAAAGACGGACAGAACTGGATGAGCCTCTACACACACGTGGACGACTGCAGCCTCAACGAACCAGG GTCCACAGCCACCTGGCCTCTTGACCCCTCCAGAGAGGAGAAGCAGGGCTGGAGACACATCCGCATCAAGCAGATGGGGAAGAACGCCAGCGGCCAGACTCACTACCTGTCCCTGTCAGGCCTGGAGATATATGGAACCGTCAGCGGGGTGTGTGAAGACCAGTTGG GTAAAGCGGTGAAAGAGGCTGAGGCCAACCTGCGCCGTCAGAGGCGTCTGTTCCGCACCCAGGTGATGAAGTACATTGTGCCGGGGGCCCGCGTGGTCCGGGGCATCGACTGGAAGTGGCGAGACCAGGACGGTAGCCCAGCAGGAGAGGGCACGGTGACTGGGGAGGCCCATAACG GCTGGATTGATGTCACCTGGGATGCCGGTGGCTCAAACTCTTATCGTATGGGTGCTGAAGGAAAATTTGACCTGAAGCTTGCGCCAGGGTACGACCCTGAGTCTGCGCCGTCACCCAAACCTGTCTCATCCACTGTTTCAGGCACAGCGCAGTCCTGGAGCAGCCTGGTGAAAAATAACTGTCCGGACAAGGGCGGCTCCTCCTCGGCTGCCGGCGCCGGCTCGTCCAGCCGCAAGGGCAGCAGCAGCTCGGTGTGTAGCGTGGCGAGCAGCAGCGATATCAGTCTCAGCTCCACCAAGTTAGAGCGGCGGGCCGAGTGCCTGCTGGAGCAAGGGGTGCTACTGGGGGTCAGCGGCGGAGCCCCCGGGGCTGAGGGCCAGGACCCCGTCGTGGTGCTGTCCTCGGCCGAGGCCGGCTCCGCCTCCAGCACCAGCACGTTAACCGCCGACGAGGGCGGCGAGCGCAAAGCGGGCGCCGAGAGACAAGCGGCGGCGGACGCGGCGGCCATCTCCATGGGACTGGTCAGCGTCAGCTCGCCCGACGTCAGCTCGGTGTCCGAGTCGTCCGGCAAGGAGGCGGCCTCACAGAGGCCCCTCTGTTCTGTGGCCAGCGCCCGCCTGTCCGTCAGCTCCCTGCTGGCAGCCGGCGCTCCCATGAGCTCCAGCGCCAGTGTGCCCAACCTGTCGTCACGGGAGGCCAGTCTAATGGAGTCGTTTGTGAGGAGGGCCCCGAACATGTCTCGCACCAACGCCACCAACAACATGAACCTCAGCCGCAGCAGTAGTGACAACAACACTAACACCCTGGGACGAAACGTCATGAGCACCGCCA CTTCTCCTCTCATGGGTGCGCAGAGCTTTCCTAACCTCACAACCACTGGTACCACCTCAACTGTTACAATGTCCACATCCATAGTAACCAGCAGCAATAACGTAGCCACGGCAACCACAGGTTTGTCGGTTGGCCAGTTGCTCAGTAACACTCTGACCACCAGCCTGACCTCTACGAGTAGCGAGTCCGACACTGGTCAGGAGGCTGAGTTCTCCTTATATG ACTTCCTGGACAGCTGTCGCGCTAACACTCTATTGGCTGAGTTAGACGACGAGGAGGATCTGCCTGAGCCGgacgatgatgatgacgagAACGAGGATGACAATCAGGAAGACCAGGAGTATGAGGAAGTTCTGGTACGGTCCAGGGTAAACCTTGGTTTCCACATTCATTTTAATAGG gaagaggaagagtaTGAAACCAAAGGGGGCCGGCGCAGAACCTGGGATGATGATTTTGTCCTCAAACGCCAGTTTTCTGCTTTAGTCCCGGCTTTTGACCCCAGACCAGGCCGGACCAATGTCCAGCAGACCACTGATCTGGAGATTCCTCCCCcag GTACCCCTCGCTCCGAGGTCCAGGAAGAGGTGGAGcgtgccccctccccccacctagCCCTCATCCTCAAAGTGGCAGGACTTGGAACCACCCGAGAAGTTGAACTACCTCTCTCCAACTACAAGGGTACGATCTTCTACTACGTCCAGAAGCTCCTGCAGCTCTCCTGCAACGGCAGCATCAAGTCCGATAAACTGCGGCGGATCTGGGAGCCTACGTATAC GATAATGTACAGAGAAATGAAGGATTCGGACAAAGAGAAGGACAACGGAAAGATG GACTTCTGTGAGCATGGCTGCAGGTCGGGGGGGCTGAGCCCCGGCTCTCTGGGTGCTATGCAGACCTGTGACATTCTGAGCATGGCCAGGGAGCAGGCTCAAGCCAAGGCTGGTTCCAGCCAGAGTGCATGCGGGGTGGAGGACGTGCTCCAGCTGCTCCGCATCCTCTTCATCATCGGGGGGGACCCCCACGCCCAGGCACGCACCTTCCAGGAAG ATGCAGACGATCTCCAATTCAACGCGTCACCCGAGGAATTCACCAGCAAGAAAGTCACGACAAAGATTCTCCAGCAGATCGAGGAGCCTCTTGCTTTGGCCAGCGGGGCCCTCCCGGATTGGTGTGAGCAGCTAACTAGCAAGTGTCCTTTCCTCATCCCCTTCGAGACCCGGCAGCTCTACTTCACCTGCACTGCGTTTGGAGCTTCCAG GGCGATAGTGTGGCTGCAGAATCGGAGGGAGGCCACCATGGAACGCTCGCGGCCCTCCGCCACCGTGAGGAGAGACGACCCCGGGGAGTTCAGGGTGGGCCGGCTCAAACACGAGAGGGTCAAGGTTCCCCGCGGAGAACAGATGATGGAGTGGGCCGAGAGTGTCATGCAGATCCACGCTGACAGGAAGTCCGTTCTAGAG gttgAGTTCCAGGGGGAGGAGGGCACAGGCTTGGGTCCTACCTTGGAGTTCTATGCCCTGGTAGCAGCCGAGTTCCAGAGGACTTCCCTGGGTATCTGGCTGTGTGACGACGACTTCCCAGATGATGAGTCTCGACAG GTGGATCTGGGCGGGGGTCTGAAACCTCCAGGCTACTATGTCCAGCGTTCCTGCGGCCTGTTCCCTGCCCCCTTCCCACAGGACAGTGACGAGCTGGAGCGCCTCAGCAAACTCTTCCTCTTTCTCGGGGTCTTTCTGGCCAAGTGCATCCAGGACAACCGCCTGGTAGACCTACCTATCTCACGACCCTTCTTCAAGCTGCTTTGCATGGGTGACATTAAGAGCAACATGTCCAAGCTGCTGTATGCGTCCCGCGGGGGGCCCCTGGATCCCACCGAGCAGCACCGGCACTTCTCAGAGATCCAGTCGGAAGCCTCCACCGAGGAGAGCCAGGACACCTATTCCGTCGGCAGCTTCGACGAGGACTCCAAGTCCGAGTTCATTCTGGACCCGCCTAAACCCAAGCCCCCGGCGTGGTACCACGGCATCCTGACCTGGGAGGACTTTGAGCTGGTCAACCCCCACCGGGCCAAGTTCCTGAAAGAAATGAAGGAGCTGGCCGTGAAGAGGAGACTGATCCTGGGGAACAAGAGTCTGTCTGAGGACGAGAAGAACACCAGGCTGCAGGACCTCATGTTGAAGAACCCCATGGGTTCTGGACCCCCGCTCAGTGTAGAGGACCTTGG ATTGAATTTCCAATTCTGCCCCTCATCCAAAGTGCATGGATTTTCAGCAGTGGACCTGAAGCCCAATGGAGATGACGAG ATGGTGACCATGGAGAATGCAGAGGAGTACGTGGAGCTGATGTTTGACTTCTGTATGCACACTGGTATCCAGAAACAAATGGAGGCTTTCAGAG AGGGCTTCAACAGAGTGTTTCCCATGGAAAAGCTGAGCTCCTTCAGTCACAAGGAGGTGCAGATGATCTTGTGTGGAAACCAGTCTCCTTCCTGGACGTCAGAGGATGTCATGAACTACACGGAGCCCAAGCTGGGCTACACCCGGGACAG TCCTGGGTTCTTGCGTTTCGTGAGGGTGCTGTGTGGCATGTCGTCTGACGAGAGGAAAGCCTTCCTCCAGTTCACCACTGGGTGCTCCACACTGCCCCCTGGTGGTCTGGCCAACCTGCACCCACGCCTCACCATTGTTCGAAAG GTGGACGCCACAGACTCCAGCTATCCGTCTGTTAACACTTGTGTGCACTACCTGAAGCTGCCGGAGTATTCCTCTGAAGACATCATGAGAGAGCGCCTTCTAGCGGCCACCATGGAGAAGGGCTTCCACCTCAACTGA